Proteins from one Bradyrhizobium amphicarpaeae genomic window:
- a CDS encoding ABC transporter ATP-binding protein, translated as MLDVPRKEVILSTLALRAGYGGKPVLQGLEIEVREGEIVAVIGRNGVGKSTLMKSLIGLVPAMSGSIVYRGEAVDSLPAHKRARLGMGYVPQGRDVFPRLTVGENVAVGAAIKGGGIPEAGRRRIVEAFPILAERWHQRAGTMSGGQQQQLAIGRVLIADPNLILLDEPSEGIQPNIVQDIARNMVELNRSTGVTIILVEQNLDMIRAMAQRCYVMDKGRIVASLDRSALDDVAEMRRHLAV; from the coding sequence ATGCTTGATGTGCCACGCAAGGAAGTGATCCTCTCGACGCTGGCCTTGCGCGCCGGCTATGGCGGCAAGCCCGTGCTCCAGGGCCTCGAGATCGAGGTGCGGGAAGGCGAGATCGTCGCCGTCATCGGACGCAACGGCGTCGGCAAATCCACGCTGATGAAGAGCCTGATCGGGCTCGTGCCGGCGATGAGCGGCTCGATCGTCTACCGCGGCGAGGCTGTGGATTCCCTGCCGGCGCACAAGCGGGCGCGCCTCGGCATGGGCTATGTGCCGCAGGGACGCGACGTGTTTCCACGGCTGACCGTCGGCGAGAACGTCGCGGTCGGCGCCGCGATCAAGGGCGGCGGCATTCCCGAAGCGGGCCGACGCAGGATCGTCGAGGCGTTTCCGATCCTCGCCGAACGCTGGCACCAGCGCGCCGGCACCATGTCGGGCGGCCAGCAGCAGCAACTCGCGATCGGACGGGTCTTGATCGCAGACCCCAATCTCATCCTGCTCGATGAGCCGTCTGAAGGTATCCAGCCCAACATCGTCCAGGATATCGCGCGCAACATGGTCGAGCTCAACCGCAGCACGGGCGTGACCATCATTCTGGTCGAGCAGAACCTCGACATGATCCGCGCCATGGCGCAGCGCTGCTACGTCATGGACAAGGGCCGCATCGTCGCAAGTCTCGACCGCTCGGCGCTCGACGACGTGGCGGAGATGCGCCGGCACCTCGCGGTCTAG
- a CDS encoding nitrilase-related carbon-nitrogen hydrolase: MRRIHKVAAVQFEPTMFEKERNIARLLELCEQAAAAGAKLIVTPEMGTTGYCWFDRAEVAPFVETIPGPSTDRFAALARQHDCYIVVGMPEVDEDGIYFNSAVLIGPDGIVGRHRKTHPYISEPKWAAAGDLHNQVFETPIGRIALLICMDIHFVETARLMALGGADVICHISNWLAERTPAPYWISRAFENGCYVIESNRWGLERTVQFSGGSCVIAPDGEVIAVLDNGDGILLSEIDLDVARARRVLGETVFAQRRPELYPELLTDTFSWNPRDFFGLYGHQPWPTGKTSQVSVAQFAPRDDASQNLGEIAVLARKARDEGAELVVFPELALTGLADPAASAQPIPGPATGSLVALATELDLYLVCGLAERDGDLVYNSACLVSPDGDVSVYRKAHLTANERSWATAGDGWTVVDTPIGRIGLLIGHDASFPEAGRVLALRGCDLIACPAAIKGRFSSSHAGTEVLQPKPIPTGPDPHHWHHFRVRAGENNLFFAFANIADPERGYPGLSGVFGPDTFAFPRREAIAAGGTGLATALVDTTNLDSVYPTNVVRRKDLVSMRMPHSYRGLVRAAATNY; encoded by the coding sequence ATGAGACGCATCCACAAGGTCGCCGCCGTTCAGTTCGAGCCGACCATGTTCGAGAAGGAGCGCAACATCGCGCGCCTGCTCGAACTCTGCGAACAGGCGGCGGCGGCCGGTGCCAAGCTGATCGTCACGCCGGAAATGGGGACGACCGGCTATTGCTGGTTCGACCGTGCCGAGGTCGCGCCGTTCGTCGAGACAATCCCGGGGCCGAGCACGGACCGCTTCGCGGCGCTCGCGCGCCAGCATGACTGCTACATCGTGGTCGGCATGCCGGAGGTCGACGAGGACGGCATCTATTTCAACTCAGCCGTCCTGATCGGGCCCGACGGCATTGTCGGCCGCCACCGCAAGACGCATCCTTACATCTCGGAGCCGAAATGGGCGGCGGCAGGCGATTTGCACAACCAGGTGTTCGAGACGCCGATCGGGCGGATCGCGCTGCTGATCTGCATGGACATCCATTTCGTTGAAACCGCGCGGCTGATGGCGCTCGGCGGCGCCGACGTCATCTGCCATATCTCGAACTGGCTGGCCGAGCGCACGCCGGCGCCATATTGGATCAGCCGCGCCTTCGAGAACGGCTGCTACGTCATCGAGAGCAACCGCTGGGGCTTGGAGCGCACGGTGCAGTTCAGCGGTGGAAGCTGCGTGATCGCGCCGGACGGGGAGGTGATTGCGGTGCTCGACAACGGCGACGGGATCTTGCTGTCCGAGATCGACCTCGACGTCGCGCGCGCGCGCCGCGTGCTCGGCGAGACCGTGTTTGCGCAGCGCCGTCCCGAGCTTTATCCGGAACTGCTGACCGATACCTTCAGCTGGAACCCGCGCGATTTCTTTGGCCTCTATGGCCATCAGCCGTGGCCGACGGGCAAAACGTCGCAAGTCAGCGTCGCGCAATTTGCACCTCGCGATGACGCCAGCCAAAACCTCGGGGAGATCGCAGTGCTCGCGCGCAAGGCCAGGGACGAGGGTGCGGAGCTCGTCGTCTTTCCGGAGCTTGCCCTGACGGGACTTGCCGATCCCGCGGCATCGGCGCAACCGATACCGGGACCGGCGACCGGCAGCCTCGTCGCGCTTGCAACGGAGCTTGACCTCTACCTCGTCTGCGGCCTCGCCGAGCGCGACGGCGATCTGGTCTACAACAGCGCCTGCCTTGTGTCGCCGGATGGGGACGTCTCGGTCTATCGCAAGGCGCATCTCACCGCCAATGAGCGAAGCTGGGCCACCGCAGGTGACGGCTGGACCGTCGTGGACACGCCGATCGGGCGGATCGGGTTGTTGATCGGTCATGACGCGTCGTTCCCGGAAGCGGGCCGGGTGCTGGCGCTGCGCGGCTGTGATCTCATCGCGTGTCCCGCCGCGATCAAGGGACGCTTCAGTTCGTCGCATGCCGGCACGGAGGTCCTGCAGCCGAAGCCGATACCGACGGGCCCGGATCCGCATCACTGGCATCATTTCCGTGTTCGTGCCGGCGAAAACAACCTGTTCTTCGCTTTCGCCAATATCGCCGATCCAGAACGTGGCTATCCCGGGCTGAGCGGCGTGTTCGGTCCTGACACGTTCGCGTTTCCGCGGCGTGAGGCGATCGCGGCCGGCGGCACGGGCCTTGCAACCGCGCTGGTCGACACCACCAATCTCGACAGCGTCTATCCGACCAACGTCGTGCGGCGAAAGGATCTGGTTTCGATGCGCATGCCGCACAGCTATCGTGGATTGGTGAGGGCCGCCGCGACCAATTACTGA
- a CDS encoding urea ABC transporter substrate-binding protein translates to MSKSVLRGLRAAALTGTLVLGSPFGPQMALAAENPIKLGVLEDQSGDFAAATIGKVHAIQLATEEINKAGGIMGRPIELVAYDTQSDNTRYQEFMRRVLQRDKVDVVFAGFSSASREAYRPIVDQFNGFAFYNNQYEGGVCDGHMIVTGAVPEQQFSTLIPYMMEKYGKNVYTLAADYNFGQISAEWVRKIVKENGGKMAGEEFIPLGVSQFSQSIQNIQKAKPDFVVTLLVGTAQASYYEQAASANVNLPMASSVNVGQGYEHKRFKPPSLKDMYVTTNYIEEIDSPKSKAFYAKFKAKFPSEPYVNQEAENSYLAVYLYKQMAERAKSTKREDIRKVIAMGDVCMDAPEGKVCIDPKSQHMSHTIYLAKVGADHSISFPKTWEDIKPYWLGEAGCDLTKKDPMAQYTPSNPPPKP, encoded by the coding sequence ATGAGCAAGTCTGTATTGCGGGGGCTGCGTGCCGCAGCCCTCACGGGGACGCTTGTCCTCGGATCACCCTTTGGACCACAAATGGCACTCGCGGCGGAAAATCCGATCAAGCTCGGCGTGCTTGAAGATCAGTCCGGCGATTTTGCCGCCGCGACGATCGGCAAGGTCCACGCCATCCAGCTCGCCACCGAAGAGATCAACAAGGCCGGCGGCATCATGGGGCGGCCGATCGAGCTCGTCGCTTACGATACGCAATCCGACAACACGCGCTACCAGGAGTTCATGCGGCGCGTCCTCCAGCGCGACAAGGTCGACGTCGTGTTTGCGGGCTTCTCCTCGGCCTCGCGCGAGGCGTACCGTCCGATCGTCGACCAGTTCAACGGCTTCGCTTTCTACAACAACCAGTACGAAGGCGGTGTCTGCGACGGCCACATGATCGTGACAGGGGCGGTGCCCGAGCAGCAGTTCTCCACGCTCATCCCCTACATGATGGAGAAGTACGGCAAGAACGTCTACACGCTCGCAGCCGACTACAATTTCGGTCAGATCTCGGCGGAATGGGTGCGCAAGATCGTCAAGGAGAACGGCGGCAAGATGGCCGGCGAGGAGTTCATCCCGCTCGGCGTGTCGCAATTCTCCCAGAGCATCCAGAACATCCAGAAGGCCAAGCCCGACTTCGTGGTCACCCTGCTGGTCGGCACCGCGCAGGCTTCCTATTACGAGCAGGCGGCCTCCGCCAACGTCAACCTGCCGATGGCCTCCTCGGTCAACGTCGGCCAGGGCTACGAGCACAAGCGCTTCAAGCCGCCGAGCCTGAAGGACATGTACGTCACCACCAACTACATCGAGGAGATCGACTCGCCGAAGAGCAAGGCGTTCTACGCCAAGTTCAAGGCGAAATTCCCGAGCGAGCCCTACGTCAACCAGGAGGCGGAGAACTCCTACCTCGCCGTCTATCTCTACAAGCAGATGGCGGAGCGCGCGAAGTCGACCAAGCGCGAGGACATCCGCAAGGTGATTGCGATGGGCGACGTCTGCATGGACGCGCCGGAGGGCAAGGTCTGCATCGACCCGAAGAGCCAGCACATGTCGCACACGATCTATCTCGCCAAGGTCGGCGCCGACCATTCGATCTCCTTCCCGAAGACCTGGGAGGACATCAAGCCGTACTGGCTCGGTGAGGCCGGCTGCGATCTGACCAAGAAGGATCCGATGGCCCAGTACACGCCGTCGAATCCGCCGCCGAAACCCTGA
- a CDS encoding GNAT family N-acetyltransferase, giving the protein MNKLSNNFDIVIEQAFDFLSPEYAELFDRSAATAFQHPIWLHSLYTGLASDAGATPLVVVVRHRATSALAMVLPLLRIRRGPIRTVEFADLRVSDYLAPVCDQKVFSQLLDDADACAEIQRLVRPFDLLRMTKLPDGRLPIENLLAASRRVSMDTNAYATVLVAPFEQWRASAIDRSYQKELAKKYRQLQKKGVLSFSCCSDNASVLEALDVMRKLRGPRFQAQGDGDLLQRPEYFGFYSDVALRGLGGFVRLYAMKMDGEVIAAVIGLCHRGSFLIIMSAFDIAGYKSQSLGALMFEQVARDCIERGDQMLDFTIGDEPYKKLFGAQPSPMWAITKAGSTAGAIALFALKQAPWLKLAAKRLSDLRLLPARTPTPTR; this is encoded by the coding sequence ATGAACAAGCTCAGCAACAATTTCGACATCGTCATCGAGCAGGCGTTCGACTTTCTGTCTCCGGAATATGCCGAGCTGTTCGATCGCTCGGCCGCCACGGCGTTCCAGCATCCGATCTGGCTGCATAGCCTCTACACCGGGCTCGCTTCGGATGCGGGTGCGACGCCTCTGGTCGTCGTGGTCCGCCACCGCGCGACGAGCGCCCTTGCAATGGTGCTGCCCTTGCTCCGGATCCGGCGCGGTCCGATCCGGACCGTCGAATTCGCCGACCTCCGCGTCTCCGATTATCTGGCGCCGGTTTGCGACCAGAAAGTCTTTTCGCAACTGCTCGACGATGCGGATGCATGCGCGGAGATCCAGCGCCTCGTTCGACCTTTCGATCTGCTCCGCATGACCAAGCTGCCCGACGGACGGCTTCCGATCGAGAACCTCCTAGCGGCATCCCGCCGCGTATCGATGGACACCAATGCCTACGCGACGGTTCTCGTCGCGCCGTTCGAGCAATGGCGGGCCAGTGCGATCGATCGTTCCTATCAGAAGGAGCTCGCAAAGAAGTATCGTCAGCTGCAGAAGAAGGGCGTGCTGAGCTTCTCATGCTGCAGCGACAACGCCTCCGTGCTCGAAGCGCTGGATGTGATGAGGAAGCTTCGCGGCCCGCGCTTTCAGGCGCAAGGAGACGGCGATCTGCTCCAGCGTCCCGAATATTTCGGCTTTTATTCCGACGTGGCCCTTCGTGGGCTCGGCGGCTTTGTGCGCCTCTATGCCATGAAGATGGACGGCGAGGTGATCGCCGCCGTGATCGGCCTCTGCCATCGCGGCAGCTTCCTCATCATCATGAGCGCCTTCGACATCGCCGGGTACAAGAGCCAGTCCTTGGGCGCGCTGATGTTCGAGCAGGTGGCGCGGGATTGCATCGAGCGCGGGGATCAGATGCTCGATTTCACCATTGGTGACGAGCCATACAAGAAATTGTTCGGCGCACAGCCCTCGCCGATGTGGGCGATCACGAAAGCCGGCAGCACCGCGGGCGCCATCGCTTTGTTCGCGCTGAAGCAGGCTCCCTGGCTGAAGCTGGCAGCCAAACGGCTATCCGATTTGCGGCTGCTGCCCGCCCGCACTCCGACGCCCACGCGCTGA
- a CDS encoding branched-chain amino acid ABC transporter permease codes for MTGFLSLFRRLEGPQTVGRGPAFWGLFAVVLAVALAYPLVSDGYTVGNTVYFFVWVFIALSLCLIWGYGGSLSFGQTAFFGIAGYGYGILTINFGSAYGFTLVALVAAVAIAALFAVLLGYFMFFGRIAGVFLGIVTLAVTLMLERFMAQTAGPEWRIGSARLNGFNGMSGMPPLTIPWPGGPIVLFADVGLYYFVLGLLIFVYLGLRILMNSSFGNVIVAIRENPERAEMLGYDVRKYQLITFVIGAALAGLSGVLYTVWGQYITPSSMGMTAAALPLIWVAVGGRSDLTSTVIGTLMVLAAFQALTIYGSQYALVFMGVLLVLTVLIAPNGLVLGAMNWLGKLAARLTRRAG; via the coding sequence GTGACCGGTTTTCTCTCGTTGTTTCGCCGTCTCGAAGGACCGCAGACCGTCGGTCGCGGTCCGGCCTTCTGGGGCCTGTTCGCCGTCGTGCTCGCCGTCGCACTGGCTTATCCGCTGGTGAGTGACGGCTACACCGTCGGCAACACCGTTTACTTCTTCGTCTGGGTGTTCATCGCTCTCAGCCTGTGCCTGATCTGGGGGTATGGCGGCTCGCTGTCCTTCGGCCAGACCGCCTTCTTCGGGATTGCGGGCTATGGCTATGGCATCCTCACCATCAATTTCGGCTCGGCCTATGGCTTCACGCTGGTGGCGCTGGTGGCGGCCGTCGCGATCGCTGCGCTGTTCGCGGTCCTGCTCGGCTATTTCATGTTCTTCGGCCGCATCGCCGGTGTCTTCCTCGGCATCGTCACGCTCGCGGTGACCTTGATGCTGGAACGATTCATGGCTCAGACCGCGGGGCCGGAGTGGCGTATCGGCAGCGCGCGACTGAACGGCTTCAACGGCATGAGCGGGATGCCGCCGTTGACCATACCCTGGCCGGGCGGGCCGATCGTGCTGTTCGCGGATGTCGGCCTCTATTACTTCGTGCTCGGTCTTCTCATCTTCGTCTATCTGGGCCTGCGCATTCTGATGAACTCGTCGTTCGGCAACGTCATCGTCGCGATCCGGGAGAACCCGGAACGGGCGGAGATGCTGGGCTACGACGTGCGCAAATACCAGCTTATCACCTTCGTTATCGGCGCGGCGCTCGCAGGCCTCTCCGGTGTGCTCTACACGGTGTGGGGACAATATATCACGCCGTCGAGCATGGGCATGACGGCGGCGGCATTGCCGCTGATCTGGGTCGCCGTCGGGGGCCGCAGCGATTTGACCTCGACCGTGATCGGCACGCTGATGGTACTGGCTGCGTTCCAGGCGCTCACGATCTATGGCAGCCAATATGCGCTGGTCTTCATGGGCGTGCTACTGGTCCTCACGGTGCTGATCGCCCCGAACGGCCTCGTGCTCGGTGCGATGAATTGGCTCGGCAAGCTCGCCGCCCGCCTGACGCGGAGGGCCGGCTGA
- a CDS encoding ABC transporter permease subunit → MDLATLVFSALYQFGDAFAFLVLSACGLAVIFGMMGVINLAHGEFIMCGAYVTAATVHAGLPLPLGILAGTIVSALVGVLVELVVIRHLYDRPLDTIVATWGLSLIATQGTLIMVGSTMAGVGTPFGSFQVGDYSYSIYRIVLFCAALGVLAGLYALFNWTRFGVLARATIQVPHMAAALGVDTRLIYSLTFACGAGLAGLAGGLYAPTMTLVPTMGATFIMEAFVTVVIGGADVFLGTAPAGGLLAIVKSGMTSWQGQLFGQIGLLVAVIIVVRVLPKGISGFVLRERT, encoded by the coding sequence ATGGACCTTGCGACCCTCGTCTTCTCTGCGCTCTACCAATTCGGAGACGCCTTCGCGTTCCTGGTGCTCTCCGCCTGCGGGCTCGCAGTGATCTTCGGCATGATGGGCGTGATCAATCTCGCCCATGGCGAGTTCATCATGTGCGGTGCCTATGTGACGGCCGCCACCGTGCATGCCGGCCTGCCATTGCCGCTCGGGATACTCGCCGGCACCATCGTGTCGGCGCTGGTCGGCGTCCTCGTGGAACTTGTGGTCATCCGCCATCTCTACGACCGGCCGCTCGACACCATCGTCGCCACCTGGGGTCTCAGCCTGATCGCGACGCAGGGCACGCTGATCATGGTCGGTTCGACCATGGCGGGCGTCGGCACGCCGTTCGGCAGCTTTCAGGTCGGCGACTACTCCTATTCAATCTATCGCATCGTGCTATTCTGCGCCGCGCTCGGCGTGCTGGCTGGCCTCTATGCGCTGTTCAACTGGACCCGCTTCGGCGTGTTGGCGCGCGCCACCATCCAGGTGCCGCACATGGCCGCCGCGCTCGGTGTCGACACCCGCCTGATCTATAGCCTGACCTTCGCCTGCGGAGCGGGGCTCGCCGGCCTCGCCGGCGGTCTTTATGCCCCGACGATGACGCTGGTGCCTACCATGGGCGCGACCTTCATCATGGAGGCATTCGTCACCGTGGTGATCGGCGGCGCCGACGTGTTCCTCGGCACGGCGCCGGCCGGCGGCCTGCTTGCGATCGTGAAGTCGGGGATGACGTCCTGGCAGGGGCAGCTGTTCGGCCAGATCGGCCTCCTCGTCGCCGTCATCATCGTCGTCCGGGTGCTGCCGAAGGGCATCTCCGGCTTCGTGCTGCGCGAGCGGACCTGA
- a CDS encoding ABC transporter ATP-binding protein, with amino-acid sequence MSLLELRKLNKHFGGLHVTNAVDLTLQPGEIHCLIGPNGAGKSTLFRLILGEHHPGSGEILFAGENITSLKSFARIHRGLSVKFQVPGVFKGLSVRQNLEIALQSRHRGAELEAEIDRLLAFLGLKSEQAQAAGNLSHGQKQWLEIGMAISLKPRLLLLDEPTAGMSPEETHLTGEMVQRLNADGMTVLAIEHDMTFVRQVAQRVTVLHLGQVFAQGSIDEIVADERVAAIYLGQAHA; translated from the coding sequence ATGTCGCTGCTCGAATTGCGCAAGCTGAACAAGCATTTCGGCGGGTTGCACGTCACCAACGCCGTCGACCTCACGCTGCAGCCCGGCGAGATCCATTGCCTGATCGGCCCGAACGGCGCCGGCAAGAGCACGCTGTTCCGCCTGATCTTGGGTGAGCATCATCCCGGCAGCGGCGAAATTCTCTTCGCCGGGGAGAACATCACCTCTCTGAAATCCTTTGCGCGAATTCATCGCGGCCTCTCGGTCAAATTCCAGGTGCCCGGCGTATTCAAGGGCCTGTCGGTCCGCCAGAACCTCGAGATCGCGCTTCAGAGCCGTCATCGCGGCGCCGAGCTCGAAGCGGAGATCGACCGGCTGCTCGCTTTCCTCGGGCTCAAGTCCGAGCAGGCCCAGGCTGCCGGCAATCTCAGCCATGGCCAGAAGCAATGGCTCGAGATCGGCATGGCGATCAGCCTGAAGCCGCGCCTGCTGCTGCTGGACGAGCCGACGGCTGGCATGTCGCCGGAGGAAACCCATCTGACCGGAGAGATGGTGCAGCGGCTCAATGCGGACGGCATGACGGTGCTCGCGATCGAGCATGACATGACCTTCGTTCGCCAGGTCGCCCAGCGCGTGACCGTGTTGCATCTCGGCCAGGTCTTCGCGCAGGGCTCGATCGACGAGATCGTGGCGGATGAACGTGTTGCGGCGATCTATCTGGGGCAGGCCCATGCTTGA
- a CDS encoding transporter substrate-binding domain-containing protein, translating into MARTNYRIGVMLSTTGSYSVVARSMLNGALLAFREINAGHDDIALEPVVVNPSGDLASYRSLSLELLGSGVRHVVGCYTSSSRKEVIPCFEKFDGLLWYPSHYEGFESSDNVIYTGAAPNQHVLPLVDYLASRVGSRAFCVGSNYIWAWENNRIFREALAARGGTVLAERYLSVGDTEVDQVIAAIIDQRPDFVFNNLIGTSAYAFFRAFRAACRARGIDQAAEIPVASCTLSEPELPEIGPDAVDGHLSSSVYFSSLNSAENGAFIRAYTTSFPDGPVSSADAEASYIAVKLLGAALSQAGTDDARTVRAAVADQRLHAPQGEVRIDRQTFHAWLTPRIGRSTVGGQFEVLLESREPIAPDPYLVQSSPRFAGAMRSPLLKVVQS; encoded by the coding sequence ATGGCGCGGACGAACTATCGGATCGGCGTGATGCTGTCGACGACGGGATCCTACAGCGTCGTTGCGCGCTCGATGTTGAACGGCGCTCTGCTCGCCTTTCGCGAGATCAATGCAGGGCATGACGACATCGCGCTGGAGCCCGTCGTGGTCAACCCGTCCGGCGACCTTGCGAGCTATCGTTCGCTCAGCCTCGAGCTGCTCGGTTCCGGCGTTCGGCATGTGGTCGGGTGCTACACCTCGTCGAGCCGCAAGGAGGTGATCCCCTGCTTCGAGAAGTTCGACGGACTGCTGTGGTATCCGTCTCACTACGAGGGATTCGAGAGTTCCGATAACGTCATCTACACCGGCGCCGCGCCGAACCAGCACGTGCTGCCGCTCGTCGATTATCTGGCATCCCGCGTCGGCTCGCGCGCCTTCTGCGTCGGCTCCAATTACATCTGGGCGTGGGAAAACAATCGCATCTTCCGGGAGGCACTCGCCGCGCGCGGCGGCACTGTGCTTGCCGAGCGCTATCTCTCGGTCGGCGACACCGAGGTCGACCAGGTGATCGCGGCGATCATCGATCAGCGTCCGGACTTCGTCTTCAACAACCTGATCGGCACCAGCGCTTATGCCTTCTTCCGTGCGTTCCGCGCCGCCTGCCGTGCGCGCGGCATCGACCAGGCGGCTGAAATCCCGGTCGCCAGCTGCACGCTGTCGGAGCCGGAATTGCCGGAAATCGGCCCGGATGCCGTCGATGGGCATCTGTCATCCAGTGTTTATTTCTCCTCGCTGAATTCGGCGGAGAACGGTGCCTTCATTCGTGCCTACACGACGTCCTTTCCGGATGGACCGGTCTCGTCGGCCGACGCCGAAGCGTCCTACATCGCCGTCAAGCTGCTCGGCGCGGCCCTCTCGCAAGCCGGCACCGACGACGCCCGCACGGTACGCGCTGCCGTGGCCGATCAGCGGCTGCACGCTCCGCAAGGCGAGGTCCGCATCGACCGGCAGACCTTCCACGCCTGGCTGACGCCCCGGATCGGCCGGTCGACCGTCGGCGGGCAGTTCGAAGTGCTGCTGGAATCACGCGAGCCGATCGCGCCGGATCCCTATCTCGTTCAGTCGTCGCCGCGCTTCGCCGGCGCAATGCGCTCTCCGCTTTTGAAGGTGGTGCAATCATGA
- a CDS encoding ANTAR domain-containing response regulator, whose amino-acid sequence MSSRLLQNFKGGRAIVVVRRGGWESALETTLAKLGVSTEYPEIIDGRAQIDVASLQAERDILFIDGDLEGAVAIEVNPGSRLPPVPVIGLVGVEAPSRLKALVNLGATSFLRKPVHGGAVYTSLFMGINQFLLRAEMYERLQGLEERRRGRRAVIRAVILLMRQDGLDEEGAYSQLRRDSMRARQNMELYCEEFMSKRAKPPDTSGRTTGITLQGGNKQAI is encoded by the coding sequence ATGAGCTCTCGACTGCTTCAGAACTTCAAGGGCGGCCGTGCCATCGTCGTTGTCAGGCGGGGCGGATGGGAGAGCGCGCTCGAAACGACGCTGGCCAAGCTCGGCGTCTCCACCGAATATCCGGAGATCATCGACGGCCGTGCGCAGATTGATGTCGCAAGCCTTCAGGCCGAGCGGGACATCCTGTTCATCGACGGCGATCTCGAAGGCGCGGTCGCAATCGAGGTCAATCCCGGCTCGCGCCTGCCGCCGGTGCCGGTGATCGGCCTCGTTGGCGTCGAGGCGCCGAGCCGGCTCAAGGCGCTCGTCAATCTCGGTGCGACCTCGTTCCTGCGCAAGCCCGTGCATGGCGGCGCGGTCTATACCTCCCTGTTCATGGGCATCAACCAGTTCCTGTTGCGCGCCGAGATGTATGAGCGCCTTCAAGGCCTCGAGGAACGCCGCCGCGGTCGGCGCGCGGTGATCCGGGCGGTCATCCTGCTGATGCGGCAGGACGGCCTCGACGAGGAGGGAGCCTATTCCCAGCTCCGTCGCGACAGCATGCGCGCGCGGCAGAACATGGAACTCTATTGCGAGGAGTTTATGAGCAAGCGGGCGAAGCCGCCCGATACGTCCGGCCGCACAACCGGCATCACGCTGCAAGGCGGCAACAAGCAGGCCATCTAG
- a CDS encoding acetamidase/formamidase family protein, with amino-acid sequence MAWQNESIMARKGVAKGARGKEYTITESEQGKYHYVYGPYVNPVLTVDPGAVVAAETHDAFEGAIKHETDSPSKILNFPFLNPQNGPIHVNGAEKGDTLAVYIESIVPRGPQPCGTTVVMPDFGGLVSTGQTALLNPALPERVKKLVIDAKTGTKWNEKITLPYEPFIGTIGTSPEIEAISSLVPDYYGGNMDLPDVGVGAIVYLPVNTKGALLYLGDCHAAQGDGELCGVAIEHPTVTTVQVDLIKGWTIAWPRLETKDFIMTIGSARPMEDAARIAYRELCRWMAADYGFEEIDAYMLLTQAGRVRLGNMVDPKYTLGASIKKSYLV; translated from the coding sequence ATGGCCTGGCAAAACGAGTCGATCATGGCACGCAAAGGCGTCGCCAAGGGCGCGCGCGGCAAAGAATATACGATCACGGAGAGCGAGCAGGGCAAGTATCACTATGTCTACGGCCCCTACGTGAATCCGGTGCTGACCGTGGATCCGGGAGCGGTCGTCGCCGCCGAGACCCACGACGCGTTCGAGGGCGCCATCAAGCACGAAACCGACAGCCCGTCGAAGATTCTCAACTTTCCGTTCCTCAATCCGCAGAATGGACCGATCCACGTCAACGGCGCCGAAAAGGGCGACACGCTCGCGGTCTATATCGAGAGCATCGTGCCGCGCGGGCCGCAGCCCTGCGGCACCACCGTGGTCATGCCGGACTTCGGCGGCCTCGTCAGCACGGGGCAGACCGCGCTGCTCAACCCGGCGCTGCCCGAACGGGTCAAGAAGCTGGTGATCGACGCCAAGACCGGTACCAAATGGAACGAAAAGATCACGCTGCCCTATGAGCCGTTCATCGGCACCATCGGAACGTCGCCGGAGATCGAGGCGATCTCCTCGCTCGTCCCCGATTATTACGGAGGAAACATGGACCTGCCGGACGTCGGTGTCGGCGCCATCGTCTACCTGCCGGTCAACACCAAGGGCGCGCTGCTCTATCTCGGCGATTGCCATGCCGCGCAGGGGGACGGCGAGCTCTGCGGCGTTGCGATCGAGCATCCAACCGTGACCACGGTCCAGGTCGATCTTATCAAGGGCTGGACGATCGCCTGGCCGCGGCTCGAGACTAAGGACTTCATCATGACCATCGGCTCGGCCCGGCCGATGGAGGATGCCGCGCGCATCGCCTATCGCGAGCTGTGCCGCTGGATGGCGGCGGACTACGGTTTCGAGGAGATCGACGCCTACATGCTGCTGACCCAGGCCGGCCGGGTGCGTCTCGGCAACATGGTCGATCCGAAATACACGCTCGGCGCCTCCATCAAGAAATCCTATCTCGTGTGA